In one Anticarsia gemmatalis isolate Benzon Research Colony breed Stoneville strain chromosome 9, ilAntGemm2 primary, whole genome shotgun sequence genomic region, the following are encoded:
- the LOC142975571 gene encoding trypsin, alkaline B-like: protein MRAIIFTLLVALAAVTGARAGSLRISGGSTTTINNYPSMVAILSTEDLVTFRHNCGGTIINNRAILSAAHCFGNDILRRNRFRVGSTFANSGGVVHTVNRAIIHPRYSFPTNDLAILRTGTAIRYNNSVRPGSFAGANVNVPDNANVWATGWGWTGANSGLSEQLRHVQLRIISQAACRQQYGSQMISNDMICAGSRQSGAAQCRGDSGGPLYLNNVIVGVLSFGAQRCGGNEPRVSMRVSRYIQWIQANA, encoded by the exons ATGCGTGCCATAATCTTCACCTTACTGGTGGCTCTTGCAGCTGTCACAG GCGCAAGAGCCGGCAGTTTGAGGATTTCGGGCGGTTCCACAACTACTATCAACAATTACCCGTCTATGGTGGCCATACTGTCGACTGAAGACTTGGTGACCTTCAGACATAATTGCGGTGGTACTATCATCAATAATAGAGCGATACTCTCAGCGGCACATTGTTTTGG caATGACATCTTGCGAAGAAACCGTTTTCGTGTCGGCTCCACTTTCGCCAACAGCGGCGGCGTGGTCCACACCGTGAATAGAGCCATTATACACCCTCGATACTCCTTTCCAACCAATGACCTGGCCATTCTGCGCACCGGTACTGCTATCCGTTATAACAATTCAGTGAGACCTGGTTCTTTCGCTGGAGCTAATGTAAACGTACCTGATAATGCAAACGTGTGGGCTACTGGATGGGGCTGGACTGGT GCAAATTCCGGCCTTTCCGAACAACTAAGACATGTGCAGCTGCGGATCATAAGTCAAGCGGCTTGCAGACAGCAGTATGGTAGTCAAATGATCAGCAACGACATGATCTGCGCCGGATCCAGGCAGAGCGGTGCCGCACAGTGTAGAGGAGACTCCGGCGGACCATTGTATTTGAACAATGTTATCGTCGGAGTACTGTCCTTCGGCGCCCAGAGGTGTGGCGGCAATGAACCTAGAGTCAGCATGAGAGTCTCAAGATACATTCAATGGATTCAAGCTAATGCGTAA